The proteins below are encoded in one region of Meriones unguiculatus strain TT.TT164.6M chromosome 18, Bangor_MerUng_6.1, whole genome shotgun sequence:
- the Caprin1 gene encoding caprin-1 isoform X2, with protein MPSATSHSGSGSKSSGPPPPSGSSGSEAAAGAAAPASQHPATGTGAVQTEAMKQILGVIDKKLRNLEKKKGKLDDYQERMNKGERLNQDQLDAVSKYQEVTNNLEFAKELQRSFMALSQDIQKTIKKTARREQLMREEAEQKRLKTVLELQYVLDKLGDDEVRTDLKQGLSGVPILSEEELSLLDEFYKLVEPERDMSLRLNEQYEHASIHLWDLLEGKEKPVCGTTYKALKEIVERVFQSNYFDSTHNHQNGLCEEEEAASAPTVEDQVAEAEPEPTEEYTEQSEVESTEYVNRQFMAETQFSSGEKEQVDEWAVETVEVVNSLQQQPQAASPSVPEPHSLTPVAQSDPLVRRQRVQDLMAQMQGPYNFIQDSMLDFENQTLDPAIVSAQPMNPTQSMEMPQLGCPQVHSESRLAQPSQVPVQPEATQVPLVSSTSEGYTASQPLYQPSHAAEQRPQKEPIDQIQATISLNTDQTTGSSSLPAASQPQVFQAGTSKPLHSSGINVNAAPFQSMQTVFNMNAPVPPVNEQETLKQQSQYQASYNQSFSSQPHQVEQTELQQDQLQTVVGTYHGSQEQPHQVPGNHQQPPQQNTGFPRSSQPYYNSRGVSRGGSRGARGLMNGYRGPANGFRGGYDGYRPSFSNTPNSGYTQSQFSAPRDYSGYQRDGYQQNFKRGSGQSGPRGAPRGRGGPPRPNRGMPQMNTQQVN; from the exons GGTAAACTTGATGATTACCAGGAACGAATGAACAAAGGGGAAAGGCTCAATCAAGATCAGCTG GATGCCGTATCTAAGTACCAGGAAGTCACAAATAATTTGGAGTTTGCAAAGGAATTACAGAGGAGTTTCATGGCATTAAGTCAAGAT ATTCAGAAAACAATAAAGAAGACAGCACGTCGGGAACAGCTTATGAGAGAAGAAGCAGAACAGAAGCGCTTAAAAACTGTACTTGAGCTACAGTATGTATTGGATAAGCTGGGGGATGATGAAGTGAGAACTGATCTGAAACAAGGTTTGAGTGGAGTGCCGATACTGTCTGAAGAGGAATTGTCACTGTTGGATGAGTTCTACAAGCTAGTAGAACCTGAGAGGGACATGAGCTTAAG GTTAAATGAGCAGTATGAACATGCCTCCATTCACTTGTGGGATTTgctggaagggaaagaaaagcctGTATGTGGAACAACCT ataaagcTCTAAAGGAAATTGTTGAGCGTGTTTTTCAGTCAAACTACTTTGACAGTACTCACAACCACCAAAATgggctgtgtgaggaggaggaggcagcttcAGCACCTACTGTGGAAGACCAGGTAGCTGAAGCTG AACCTGAGCCAACTGAAGAATACACGGAGCAAAGTGAGGTTGAATCAACAGAG TATGTCAATAGGCAATTCATGGCAGAAACACAGTTCAGCAGTGGTGAGAAGGAGCAAGTGGATGAGTGGGCAGTCGAAACAGTTGAG GTGGTAAACTCACTCCAGCAGCAACCTCAGGCTGCATCTCCTTCAGTACCAGAGCCCCACTCTTTGACCCCAGTGGCTCAGTCAGATCCACTTGTGAGACGACAGCGAGTTCAAGATCTTATGGCACAAATGCAGGGCCCCTATAATTTCATACAG GATTCAATGTTGGATTTTGAAAATCAGACGCTTGATCCTGCCATTGTATCAGCCCAACCAATGAACCCTACACAAAGCATGGAGATGCCTCAGCTGGGTTGCCCTCAGG TTCATTCTGAATCTAGACTTGCCCAACCCAGTCAAGTTCCTGTACAACCAGAAGCCACGCAG GTTCCTTTGGTCTCATCAACAAGTGAGGGGTACACAGCATCTCAACCCTTGTACCAGCCTTCTCATGCTGCAGAGCAGCGGCCACAGAAGGAGCCAATTGATCAGATTCAG GCAACAATATCTTTAAATACAGACCAGACTACAGGCTCATCATCCCTTCCTGCTGCTTCTCAGCCTCAAGTGTTCCAGGCTGGGACAAGCAAACCTTTGCATAGCAGTGGAATCAATGTAAATGCAGCTCCATTCCAGTCCATGCAAACG GTGTTCAATATGAATGCCCCAGTTCCTCCTGTTAACGAACAAGAAACTTTAAAACAGCAGAGTCAGTACCAGGCCAGTTATAACCAGAGTTTTTCCAGTCAGCCTCACCAAGTGGAACAGACAGAGCTTCAACAAGACCAGCTGCAAACGG TGGTTGGCACTTACCATGGTTCCCAGGAACAGCCCCATCAAGTGCCTGGTAACCACCAGCAGCCCCCCCAgcagaacactgggtttccacgTAGCAGTCAGCCTTATTACAACAGTCGAGGTGTATCCCGAGGAGGGTCTCGTGGTGCCAGAGgcttgatgaatggatacagggGCCCTGCCAATGGATTTAgag GAGGATATGATGGTTACCGTCCTTCATTCTCGAACACTCCAAACAGTGGTTATACACAGTCTCAGTTCAGTGCTCCCCGGGACTATTCTGGCTACCAGCGG GATGGATATCAGCAGAATTTCAAGCGAGGCTCTGGGCAGAGTGGACCACGGGGAGCCCCACGAG GTCGTGGAGGGCCCCCAAGACCCAACAGAGGGATGCCGCAAATGAACACTCAGCAAGTGAATTAA
- the Caprin1 gene encoding caprin-1 isoform X1: protein MPSATSHSGSGSKSSGPPPPSGSSGSEAAAGAAAPASQHPATGTGAVQTEAMKQILGVIDKKLRNLEKKKGKLDDYQERMNKGERLNQDQLDAVSKYQEVTNNLEFAKELQRSFMALSQDIQKTIKKTARREQLMREEAEQKRLKTVLELQYVLDKLGDDEVRTDLKQGLSGVPILSEEELSLLDEFYKLVEPERDMSLRLNEQYEHASIHLWDLLEGKEKPVCGTTYKALKEIVERVFQSNYFDSTHNHQNGLCEEEEAASAPTVEDQVAEAEPEPTEEYTEQSEVESTEYVNRQFMAETQFSSGEKEQVDEWAVETVEVVNSLQQQPQAASPSVPEPHSLTPVAQSDPLVRRQRVQDLMAQMQGPYNFIQDSMLDFENQTLDPAIVSAQPMNPTQSMEMPQLGCPQVHSESRLAQPSQVPVQPEATQVPLVSSTSEGYTASQPLYQPSHAAEQRPQKEPIDQIQATISLNTDQTTGSSSLPAASQPQVFQAGTSKPLHSSGINVNAAPFQSMQTVRVFNMNAPVPPVNEQETLKQQSQYQASYNQSFSSQPHQVEQTELQQDQLQTVVGTYHGSQEQPHQVPGNHQQPPQQNTGFPRSSQPYYNSRGVSRGGSRGARGLMNGYRGPANGFRGGYDGYRPSFSNTPNSGYTQSQFSAPRDYSGYQRDGYQQNFKRGSGQSGPRGAPRGRGGPPRPNRGMPQMNTQQVN from the exons GGTAAACTTGATGATTACCAGGAACGAATGAACAAAGGGGAAAGGCTCAATCAAGATCAGCTG GATGCCGTATCTAAGTACCAGGAAGTCACAAATAATTTGGAGTTTGCAAAGGAATTACAGAGGAGTTTCATGGCATTAAGTCAAGAT ATTCAGAAAACAATAAAGAAGACAGCACGTCGGGAACAGCTTATGAGAGAAGAAGCAGAACAGAAGCGCTTAAAAACTGTACTTGAGCTACAGTATGTATTGGATAAGCTGGGGGATGATGAAGTGAGAACTGATCTGAAACAAGGTTTGAGTGGAGTGCCGATACTGTCTGAAGAGGAATTGTCACTGTTGGATGAGTTCTACAAGCTAGTAGAACCTGAGAGGGACATGAGCTTAAG GTTAAATGAGCAGTATGAACATGCCTCCATTCACTTGTGGGATTTgctggaagggaaagaaaagcctGTATGTGGAACAACCT ataaagcTCTAAAGGAAATTGTTGAGCGTGTTTTTCAGTCAAACTACTTTGACAGTACTCACAACCACCAAAATgggctgtgtgaggaggaggaggcagcttcAGCACCTACTGTGGAAGACCAGGTAGCTGAAGCTG AACCTGAGCCAACTGAAGAATACACGGAGCAAAGTGAGGTTGAATCAACAGAG TATGTCAATAGGCAATTCATGGCAGAAACACAGTTCAGCAGTGGTGAGAAGGAGCAAGTGGATGAGTGGGCAGTCGAAACAGTTGAG GTGGTAAACTCACTCCAGCAGCAACCTCAGGCTGCATCTCCTTCAGTACCAGAGCCCCACTCTTTGACCCCAGTGGCTCAGTCAGATCCACTTGTGAGACGACAGCGAGTTCAAGATCTTATGGCACAAATGCAGGGCCCCTATAATTTCATACAG GATTCAATGTTGGATTTTGAAAATCAGACGCTTGATCCTGCCATTGTATCAGCCCAACCAATGAACCCTACACAAAGCATGGAGATGCCTCAGCTGGGTTGCCCTCAGG TTCATTCTGAATCTAGACTTGCCCAACCCAGTCAAGTTCCTGTACAACCAGAAGCCACGCAG GTTCCTTTGGTCTCATCAACAAGTGAGGGGTACACAGCATCTCAACCCTTGTACCAGCCTTCTCATGCTGCAGAGCAGCGGCCACAGAAGGAGCCAATTGATCAGATTCAG GCAACAATATCTTTAAATACAGACCAGACTACAGGCTCATCATCCCTTCCTGCTGCTTCTCAGCCTCAAGTGTTCCAGGCTGGGACAAGCAAACCTTTGCATAGCAGTGGAATCAATGTAAATGCAGCTCCATTCCAGTCCATGCAAACGGTGAGG GTGTTCAATATGAATGCCCCAGTTCCTCCTGTTAACGAACAAGAAACTTTAAAACAGCAGAGTCAGTACCAGGCCAGTTATAACCAGAGTTTTTCCAGTCAGCCTCACCAAGTGGAACAGACAGAGCTTCAACAAGACCAGCTGCAAACGG TGGTTGGCACTTACCATGGTTCCCAGGAACAGCCCCATCAAGTGCCTGGTAACCACCAGCAGCCCCCCCAgcagaacactgggtttccacgTAGCAGTCAGCCTTATTACAACAGTCGAGGTGTATCCCGAGGAGGGTCTCGTGGTGCCAGAGgcttgatgaatggatacagggGCCCTGCCAATGGATTTAgag GAGGATATGATGGTTACCGTCCTTCATTCTCGAACACTCCAAACAGTGGTTATACACAGTCTCAGTTCAGTGCTCCCCGGGACTATTCTGGCTACCAGCGG GATGGATATCAGCAGAATTTCAAGCGAGGCTCTGGGCAGAGTGGACCACGGGGAGCCCCACGAG GTCGTGGAGGGCCCCCAAGACCCAACAGAGGGATGCCGCAAATGAACACTCAGCAAGTGAATTAA